From a region of the Chitinophaga caseinilytica genome:
- a CDS encoding GNAT family N-acetyltransferase has protein sequence MSDYIIRPATKADLPALLAAEQAIIAWERPFDPGLAKDPISYYDLGAMIGREDVLLIMAEIDGQLAGTGYILRRANKPYETNSHHGYIGFMYTAPEHRGKGIATAIIARLRGWAVEKGLKEIRLDVYDENASAVRAYEKAGLKKVLVEMRMDC, from the coding sequence ATGTCTGATTATATCATAAGGCCCGCCACCAAAGCCGATCTCCCGGCGCTCCTCGCGGCAGAGCAGGCCATCATCGCCTGGGAGCGCCCGTTCGATCCCGGCCTCGCCAAAGACCCTATTTCCTATTACGACCTGGGCGCTATGATCGGCCGGGAAGATGTGCTGCTCATCATGGCGGAAATCGACGGTCAGTTGGCAGGCACCGGCTACATCCTGCGCCGGGCCAACAAACCTTATGAAACCAATAGCCATCATGGTTATATCGGTTTCATGTACACGGCGCCGGAACATCGCGGCAAAGGAATCGCCACTGCCATTATTGCGCGGTTGCGCGGGTGGGCGGTGGAGAAAGGATTGAAGGAAATCCGGCTGGACGTGTACGACGAAAACGCCAGCGCCGTGCGCGCCTACGAGAAAGCGGGGCTTAAAAAGGTGTTGGTGGAGATGCGGATGGATTGCTGA
- a CDS encoding DUF1801 domain-containing protein, producing the protein MNIEEQIENYIASQPEPKRSDMQALHTYILQLLPGCRLWFLDGKNSENKTVSNPNIGYGMYTIKYADGKTREFYQIGLSANTTGISIYILGMEDKLYLARTYGKTLGKASVSGYCIKFKTLKDIHIDILAAAIQDGVNFTNAR; encoded by the coding sequence ATGAACATCGAGGAACAAATCGAAAACTATATCGCCAGCCAACCCGAACCCAAGCGCAGCGACATGCAAGCTTTGCACACGTACATACTGCAACTGTTGCCGGGTTGCAGATTGTGGTTCCTCGATGGCAAGAACAGCGAAAACAAAACTGTGTCCAACCCCAATATCGGATACGGTATGTACACCATCAAATATGCAGATGGCAAAACCCGGGAGTTTTATCAAATCGGCCTCAGCGCCAACACAACCGGCATCTCTATCTACATCCTCGGTATGGAGGATAAGTTGTACCTGGCCCGAACGTACGGAAAAACACTGGGCAAGGCGAGCGTGAGTGGGTATTGCATCAAATTCAAAACCCTCAAAGATATCCATATCGATATACTCGCAGCAGCGATACAAGATGGTGTTAACTTCACAAATGCGCGTTAG
- a CDS encoding CHAD domain-containing protein codes for MLTREKQYNYLIKRWLLIRRHLMAYSASGNQESLHRVRVEIKKIKALLQFSGSTGGRKIAPAQPRALRKMFRRAGKIRDAGIHLQLMQQYHITDAAFSAGETQAIEQLSAAFREDVAHFDKRLRQTFRKLLGALRPVRKRDVRRWLSRKVGAIAGMVASPGTDQLHPARKEVKSLIYFLGMLPGRLSRRSKINVSYLDQLQEAIGKWHDLDITVSLVASRNPGGSKIISKLEKARDRAGAAVYAMSAGFEKRVFANAHL; via the coding sequence ATGCTTACACGGGAAAAGCAATACAACTACCTCATCAAAAGATGGCTCCTCATCCGGCGCCACCTGATGGCTTATTCGGCGTCCGGGAACCAGGAATCGCTGCACAGGGTGCGGGTGGAAATCAAAAAGATAAAGGCGCTGCTGCAATTTTCCGGTTCGACTGGCGGCAGGAAGATCGCGCCGGCCCAACCCCGGGCTTTGAGGAAAATGTTCCGCCGCGCCGGAAAGATCCGGGACGCCGGCATCCATCTCCAACTGATGCAACAGTACCACATTACCGATGCTGCATTCAGCGCCGGGGAAACACAGGCGATCGAACAGTTGTCGGCCGCGTTCCGGGAGGATGTCGCGCATTTCGATAAAAGGCTCAGGCAAACTTTCAGGAAGCTCCTCGGTGCATTGCGCCCTGTCAGGAAGCGGGATGTCAGGCGTTGGCTGTCCCGCAAAGTGGGCGCCATTGCTGGAATGGTGGCATCGCCGGGCACAGACCAGTTGCACCCCGCCCGAAAGGAAGTAAAATCCCTCATTTATTTTCTCGGGATGCTTCCGGGGCGGTTATCACGCCGGTCAAAGATAAACGTCTCCTACCTCGATCAATTGCAGGAAGCTATCGGCAAATGGCATGATCTGGATATTACCGTTTCCCTGGTAGCTTCCCGGAACCCCGGAGGCAGTAAGATCATCAGCAAGCTGGAAAAAGCGCGGGACAGGGCAGGAGCGGCCGTTTACGCCATGAGCGCCGGGTTTGAAAAGCGCGTTTTTGCTAACGCGCATTTGTGA
- a CDS encoding RidA family protein, with protein sequence MTTSTILRCFVVSAFAATGCFNGKMASKQPASSELTSNTLEKKKWHWNNPQKQNDSAGYAQVVKAGNMIYVSGVATDDVSPKGIANVYKALGQCLKTFGATPQNIVKETLYTTDIETMKKHNDARKSFYKGDFPAATWVQISRLYEPGAWLEVDIIAQLPESGK encoded by the coding sequence ATGACTACATCCACAATACTCCGCTGCTTCGTGGTTTCGGCATTCGCCGCCACGGGTTGTTTCAACGGCAAAATGGCCAGCAAACAACCGGCGTCGTCCGAATTAACATCCAATACCCTCGAAAAGAAGAAATGGCACTGGAATAATCCGCAAAAGCAGAACGACAGTGCGGGATATGCGCAGGTGGTGAAGGCGGGTAATATGATTTATGTTTCCGGCGTTGCGACGGATGATGTGAGCCCCAAAGGTATCGCCAATGTCTACAAAGCCCTTGGGCAATGCTTGAAAACCTTTGGCGCAACCCCTCAAAATATCGTGAAAGAAACGCTGTATACTACGGACATAGAAACGATGAAAAAGCACAACGACGCCAGGAAATCCTTCTACAAGGGCGACTTCCCTGCTGCCACCTGGGTGCAGATCAGCAGGCTCTATGAACCCGGCGCCTGGCTGGAAGTGGATATCATCGCGCAGCTCCCGGAAAGCGGTAAATAA
- a CDS encoding winged helix-turn-helix domain-containing protein produces the protein MSDRPNPGSRKPRYLLGWITLPIIAIIGIAFSLTGQDSLEIARREVLLRRIGDEILTQSGDRTSRVLPVTKVAADEYKISFEKGLAFRPDSLVNTTRRLLAKDPQATDYVVNVLNPNASVAYGFAVSADKKDDIIACIGRVQPKAPYVINVKFKPAGMNVAKHGYLLGSLPLLAFAGFVFFRSYSARKEAPRQQETGMVALGPVWFDAENRQLTVQGITIDLTATETRIMGIFAQAPNETIARSRLQKEIWEDEGVIVGRSLDMFISKLRKKLEHEPDVNIVVVRSKGYKLEVSA, from the coding sequence ATGTCTGATCGCCCAAATCCCGGCTCCCGGAAGCCCAGGTACCTGCTTGGCTGGATAACCCTCCCGATCATCGCCATCATCGGCATTGCCTTCAGTTTGACGGGCCAGGACAGCCTTGAGATCGCCAGGAGGGAAGTGCTGCTGCGCAGGATCGGGGATGAAATACTTACACAGTCGGGCGACCGCACCTCCAGGGTACTCCCGGTTACAAAGGTCGCAGCGGATGAATACAAGATAAGTTTTGAAAAGGGGCTTGCTTTCCGGCCGGATTCCCTGGTGAATACCACCCGGCGGTTGCTGGCCAAAGACCCCCAGGCAACAGACTATGTGGTGAACGTCCTGAACCCCAACGCCAGTGTAGCCTACGGCTTCGCCGTTTCCGCGGATAAAAAGGATGATATCATCGCCTGTATCGGAAGAGTGCAGCCGAAAGCCCCGTATGTCATCAATGTAAAATTCAAACCGGCAGGAATGAACGTGGCGAAGCACGGGTACCTTTTGGGGAGCCTGCCATTGCTGGCATTTGCCGGTTTTGTGTTTTTCAGGTCGTATTCCGCGCGAAAGGAAGCCCCCCGCCAGCAGGAAACCGGTATGGTAGCCTTGGGCCCGGTATGGTTCGATGCAGAAAACCGGCAATTGACGGTACAGGGAATTACCATCGACCTCACCGCCACCGAAACGCGCATCATGGGGATCTTCGCCCAGGCCCCCAACGAAACCATCGCGCGAAGCCGGTTGCAAAAGGAAATATGGGAAGATGAAGGCGTGATCGTAGGGCGCAGCCTCGACATGTTCATCTCAAAACTGCGGAAAAAACTGGAGCACGAACCGGATGTCAACATTGTAGTGGTCCGCAGTAAAGGTTATAAGCTGGAAGTCAGCGCCTGA
- a CDS encoding DUF2461 domain-containing protein yields the protein MASKNTSPAQIRPSSLEFLGNLAANNDRNWFNAHKPVYQEELQHIEAFADVLLEQLSRHDLIETPSGKKSLHRIYRDVRFSGDKRPYKSNWSGGFKRATKFRRGGYYFHIEPGNSMIAGGFWGPVPEDLKRVREDIAFDPAPLRKILQAGTFISTFGKLEGEQLKTAPKGFDTAHEAVDLLRYKQFLLIRRFTDAEVLAPDFAAVADQTFQAMRPFFDYMSEVLTSDPNGQAG from the coding sequence ATGGCCAGCAAAAATACTTCCCCGGCGCAGATCCGACCCTCGAGCCTCGAATTCCTGGGCAACCTCGCCGCCAACAACGACCGCAACTGGTTCAACGCCCACAAACCGGTGTACCAGGAAGAATTGCAGCATATCGAAGCGTTCGCGGACGTGCTGCTGGAACAATTATCGCGTCACGACCTCATCGAAACGCCTTCGGGGAAGAAAAGCCTCCACCGCATTTACCGCGACGTCCGGTTTTCGGGCGATAAGCGGCCGTACAAAAGCAATTGGAGCGGCGGCTTCAAACGGGCGACGAAGTTCCGCCGCGGCGGGTATTACTTTCACATCGAGCCCGGCAACAGTATGATCGCCGGCGGGTTCTGGGGGCCGGTGCCCGAAGATCTGAAAAGGGTGCGGGAAGATATCGCCTTCGACCCCGCGCCGTTACGGAAGATCCTCCAGGCCGGCACGTTCATTTCCACTTTCGGGAAGCTGGAGGGCGAACAGCTGAAAACCGCGCCCAAGGGGTTCGATACGGCCCATGAAGCGGTAGACCTGCTGCGGTACAAACAGTTCCTGCTCATCCGGCGGTTTACGGACGCGGAAGTGCTGGCGCCTGATTTCGCAGCCGTAGCCGACCAGACCTTCCAGGCCATGCGCCCGTTTTTCGATTACATGAGCGAAGTGCTGACGAGCGATCCGAACGGGCAGGCCGGGTAG